The Raphanus sativus cultivar WK10039 chromosome 2, ASM80110v3, whole genome shotgun sequence genome includes a region encoding these proteins:
- the LOC108842803 gene encoding crossover junction endonuclease MUS81-like isoform X2, with translation MDDERRVVCRENQCLVDYLLQKKREQVDKPEGLSVNMERTFVKAYRNVCDSKDPISTLKDLFHIKGFGKWMLTLMKGYFDNGTASSVQKAKERKRYIPQRNSAAYGLLITLHRGTQNVKDFMRKQDLIDATDASGLSHASIAPEKGKGKIGLGLSKREYYSGWSCMTTLIHKGLVIKYSNPAKYKLTVQGREVADECIMRSGLSINDEIDIAQTHAHVRSKADSSAGTSRAQTCEVDILTDDEMDIAQPYTHPKSKEHFSAGTSRAQTCMVFNNHNILYCCVRDISQSLGHKLTGHVDLERSRFKKFRSSSDGYTLTPRSSSSSHAFKDCSSSVCNPFAFTRLLAVWCDLDQAQT, from the exons ATGGATGATGAGAGAAGGGTAGTGTGTCGAGAAAACCAATGTTTAGTAGATTACTTGTTACAGAAGAAGCGAGAACAGGTAGATAAGCCCGAGGGCTTGTCGGTAAATATGGAGAGGACATTTGTTAAGGCGTATAGAAATGTCTGCGACTCCAAAGATCCCATTAGCACACTCAAAGACTTGTTTCATATCAA GGGCTTCGGAAAGTGGATGCTTACGCTCATGAAAGGATACTTTGATAATGGAACTGCAAGTTCCG tGCAAAAGGCCAAGGAGAGAAAACGTTACATTCCCCAAAGAAACTCTGCTGCTTATGGATTACTAATAACACTGCACAG agGGACTCAGAATGTGAAAGATTTCATGCGTAAACAAGACCTTATTGATGCTACTGACGCAAGTGGGCTCTCGCACGCTTCTATCGC GCCAGAGAAAGGAAAAGGGAAAATAGGTCTTGGCCTCTCTAAGAGAGAGTATTATAGTGGATGGAGCTGCATGACGACGCTTATACATAAGGGATTAGTGATTAAATATAGCAACCCAGCAAA GTACAAGCTGACAGTCCAAGGTCGAGAAGTAGCAGATGAATGTATTATGCGATCTGGATTGTCCATTAATGATGAAATAGATATTGCACAAACACATGCCCATGTAAGATCCAAGGCAGATTCTTCAGCAGGAACTTCAAGAGCACAAACTT GTGAAGTTGACATCTTAACCGATGATGAAATGGATATTGCACAGCCATATACTCATCCAAAATCCAAGGAACATTTTTCAGCAGGAACTTCAAGAGCACAAACTTGTATGGTTTTTAACAACCATAATATCCTTTACTGTTGTGTCCGTGACATTTCACAAAGTCTTGGCCACAAATTGACAGGTCACGTTGATCTTGAGAGGTCTCGTTTTAAGAAATTTCGCTCTTCCAGTGATGGATACACCTTAACTCCACGTTCATCCAGTTCTAGTCATGCCTTCAAAGACTGCTCATCTTCTGTATGTAACCCATTTGCGTTCACTAGATTGTTAGCTGTATGGTGTGATCTTGATCAGGCTCAAACTTAA
- the LOC108842803 gene encoding crossover junction endonuclease MUS81-like isoform X3: protein MDDERRVVCRENQCLVDYLLQKKREQVDKPEGLSVNMERTFVKAYRNVCDSKDPISTLKDLFHIKGFGKWMLTLMKGYFDNGTASSGNVQKAKERKRYIPQRNSAAYGLLITLHRGTQNVKDFMRKQDLIDATDASGLSHASIAPEKGKGKIGLGLSKREYYSGWSCMTTLIHKGLVIKYSNPAKYKLTVQGREVADECIMRSGLSINDEIDIAQTHAHVRSKADSSAGTSRAQTCEVDILTDDEMDIAQPYTHPKSKEHFSAGTSRAQTCHVDLERSRFKKFRSSSDGYTLTPRSSSSSHAFKDCSSSVCNPFAFTRLLAVWCDLDQAQT, encoded by the exons ATGGATGATGAGAGAAGGGTAGTGTGTCGAGAAAACCAATGTTTAGTAGATTACTTGTTACAGAAGAAGCGAGAACAGGTAGATAAGCCCGAGGGCTTGTCGGTAAATATGGAGAGGACATTTGTTAAGGCGTATAGAAATGTCTGCGACTCCAAAGATCCCATTAGCACACTCAAAGACTTGTTTCATATCAA GGGCTTCGGAAAGTGGATGCTTACGCTCATGAAAGGATACTTTGATAATGGAACTGCAAGTTCCGGTAATG tGCAAAAGGCCAAGGAGAGAAAACGTTACATTCCCCAAAGAAACTCTGCTGCTTATGGATTACTAATAACACTGCACAG agGGACTCAGAATGTGAAAGATTTCATGCGTAAACAAGACCTTATTGATGCTACTGACGCAAGTGGGCTCTCGCACGCTTCTATCGC GCCAGAGAAAGGAAAAGGGAAAATAGGTCTTGGCCTCTCTAAGAGAGAGTATTATAGTGGATGGAGCTGCATGACGACGCTTATACATAAGGGATTAGTGATTAAATATAGCAACCCAGCAAA GTACAAGCTGACAGTCCAAGGTCGAGAAGTAGCAGATGAATGTATTATGCGATCTGGATTGTCCATTAATGATGAAATAGATATTGCACAAACACATGCCCATGTAAGATCCAAGGCAGATTCTTCAGCAGGAACTTCAAGAGCACAAACTT GTGAAGTTGACATCTTAACCGATGATGAAATGGATATTGCACAGCCATATACTCATCCAAAATCCAAGGAACATTTTTCAGCAGGAACTTCAAGAGCACAAACTT GTCACGTTGATCTTGAGAGGTCTCGTTTTAAGAAATTTCGCTCTTCCAGTGATGGATACACCTTAACTCCACGTTCATCCAGTTCTAGTCATGCCTTCAAAGACTGCTCATCTTCTGTATGTAACCCATTTGCGTTCACTAGATTGTTAGCTGTATGGTGTGATCTTGATCAGGCTCAAACTTAA
- the LOC130508734 gene encoding uncharacterized protein LOC130508734: MPLKKPELINNTGIATVWTPEEQTILDNALARYPLDSCVSSCLRYAKISLELPEKTTKDVAMRCRWIKELGRVKVENSISAPHDAVTNELLKQNEQLSEQINANLTSSKVLDNLPLFNQIYENIMELFNKLDENVPDKMKQMPPLREMLNDDLFNLILPHIYLNQHE, encoded by the coding sequence ATGCCGCTGAAGAAACCAGAGTTGATAAATAACACAGGAATTGCCACGGTATGGACCCCTGAAGAGCAAACTATTCTGGATAATGCCCTTGCTAGATATCCATTGGACTCGTGTGTTTCTTCTTGTCTACGTTACGCAAAAATCTCGTTAGAGCTTCCAGAAAAGACCACCAAAGACGTCGCTATGCGTTGTAGATGGATCAAAGAATTGGGAAGAGTCAAAGTTGAGAATTCAATCTCGGCTCCTCATGATGCGGTCACCAATGAGCTTCTTAAACAGAACGAGCAACTGTCTGAACAGATCAATGCAAATCTCACATCCTCAAAGGTCCTAGATAACCTTCCTCTCTTCAATCAGATTTATGAGAACATCATGGAACTTTTCAACAAGTTGGACGAGAATGTGCCGGACAAGATGAAGCAGATGCCACCATTGCGGGAGATGTTGAACGATGATCTATTTAATTTAATCCTTCCTCATATCTACCTAAACCAACATGAATGa
- the LOC108842802 gene encoding villin-4, producing MSVSMRDLDPAFQGAGQKAGIEVWRIENFSPAPIPKSSIGKFFTGDSYIVLKTTALKTGALRHDIHYWLGKDTSQDEAGTAAVKTVELDAALGGRAVQYREVQGHETEKFLSYFKPCIIPQEGGVASGFKHVEAEEHITRLFVCRGKHVVHVKEVPFARSSLNHDDIYILDTKSKIFQFNGSNSSIQERAKALEVVQYIKDTYHDGTCEVATVEDGRLMADADSGEFWGFFGGFAPLPRKTANAEDKTVTSDIKKLFCVEKGQANPVEGDTLKREMLDTNKCYILDCGVEVFVWMGRTTSLDDRKVASGAAEEMIRSSERPKSQMIRIIEGFETVPFRSKFDTWTQETNTTVSEDGRGRVAALLQRQGVNVRGLMKAAPPKEELQAFIDCTGNLQVWRVSGQEKILLQAADHSKFYSGDCYLFQYSYPGEEKEEVLIGTWFGKQSVEEERAFAVSMASKMVESMKFVPAQARIYEGKEPVQFFVIMQSFIVFKGGVCSGYKKYIAEKEVDDDTYNESGLALFRIQGSGPENMQAIQVDPVASSLNSSYCYILHNDSSVFTWIGNLATSTDQELVERQLDLIKPNLQTRAQKEGSESEQFWELLGGKAEYSSQKLTKEPESDPHLFSCTFTKDILKVTEIYNFTQDDLMTEDIFIVDCHSEIFVWVGQEVVPKNKLLALTIGEKFIEKDSLLEKLSPEAPIYVIMEGGEPSFFTRFFTSWDSSKSAMHGNSFQRKLKIVKNGGTPVAEKPKRRTPASYGGRASVPDKSQQRSRTMSLSPDRVRVRGRSPAFNALAATFENQNARNLSTPAPVVRKLYPRSVTPDSAKLAPKSSAIASRSALFEQFKEPLIPKSIKASPKTPESPAPESNSKGKEEKKENNKEEEEKSMSSRIGSLTIQEDAKEGVEDEEDLPAYPYDRLKTTSPDPITDIDVTRREAYLSSEEFKEKFGMTKEAFYKLPKWKQNKFKMAVQLF from the exons ATGTCTGTTTCCATGAGAGACTTGGATCCAGCTTTCCAAGGAGCTGGACAGAAAGC CGGTATTGAGGTATGGCGTATAGAGAATTTTAGCCCTGCACCCATCCCAAAGTCTTCTATTGGCAAGTTTTTCACCGGAGACTCCTACATAGTGTTGAAG ACAACGGCGTTAAAAACAGGTGCATTGCGCCACGATATCCATTACTGGCTTGGTAAAGATACCTCTCAA GATGAAGCTGGGACTGCTGCAGTTAAGACGGTTGAACTAGATGCTGCTCTTGGAGGTCGTGCAGTTCAATATCGGGAAGTTCAAGGCCACGAAACCGAGAAATTCTTGTCTTATTTTAAGCCATGTATCATACCTCaagaaggtggagtagcttcaGGATTCAAACATGTGGAAGCTGAAGAACATATTACCCGCTTGTTCGTCTGCAGAGGAAAACATGTTGTCCATGTCAAAGAG GTTCCGTTCGCTCGTAGCTCCTTAAACCATGACGATATATACATTCTTGACACAAAGTCAAAGATTTTCCAATTCAATGGATCTAATTCAAGTATCCAAGAGAGAGCAAAAGCGTTGGAAGTGGTCCAGTACATCAAAGATACTTACCATGATGGGACATGCGAAGTTGCTACCGTTG AGGATGGGAGACTTATGGCTGATGCTGATAGTGGAGAATTTTGGGGTTTCTTTGGTGGATTCGCTCCCTTACCTAGAAAAACAGCTAATGCTGAAGACAAAACTGTCACTTCCgatatcaaaaaattattttg TGTGGAGAAGGGACAGGCAAATCCTGTTGAAGGCGATACTTTGAAGAGGGAGATGCTGGATACAAACAAGTGCTACATTCTTGACTGTGGAGTCGAAGTGTTTGTTTGGATGGGACGAACCACATCTCTTGATGATAGAAAAGTTGCGAGTGGAGCAGCAGAA GAAATGATCCGTTCATCTGAACGACCTAAATCGCAAATGATCCGCATAATAGAAGGGTTTGAGACCGTGCCATTCCGATCAAAGTTTGATACCTGGACTCAGGAAACTAATACAACTGTGTCAGAGGATGGCAGAGGCAGAGTTGCTG CTCTCTTGCAACGACAAGGAGTCAACGTGAGAGGCCTGATGAAAGCTGCTCCTCCTAAAGAAGAGCTCCAAGCTTTCATTGATTGCACAGGGAATCTGCAGGTCTGGCGTGTGAGTGGTCAGGAAAAGATTCTCCTTCAAGCTGCGGATCATTCGAAGTTCTACAGTGGAGATTGCTATCTTTTCCAGTATTCTTATCCcggagaagagaaagaagaagttCTTATAGGAACTTGGTTCGGCAAGCAAAGTGTGGAG GAAGAAAGAGCTTTTGCAGTCTCTATGGCGAGCAAAATGGTTGAGTCAATGAAATTTGTGCCTGCCCAA GCTCGCATCTATGAAGGAAAGGAACCTGTTCAGTTCTTCGTCATTATGCAAAGCTTTATAGTTTTCAAG GGTGGTGTTTGCAGTGGATACAAGAAATACATAGCAGAGAAAGAAGTTGATGATGATACATACAATGAGAGTGGTCTTGCTCTATTCCGCATTCAAGGGTCTGGTCCTGAAAATATGCAAGCCATACAAGTTGACCCGGTTGCTTCATCACTGAACTCCTCATACTGTTACATACTACATAATGATTCTTCTGTATTTACTTGGATCGGGAATCTAGCTACCTCGACTGACCAGGAACTCGTAGAGAGGCAGCTCGATCTTATAAAG CCAAACCTACAGACTAGAGCACAAAAGGAAGGTTCAGAATCAGAACAGTTCTGGGAGTTGTTAGGAGGCAAAGCCGAATATTCCAGCCAAAAGCTCACAAAAGAACCTGAGAGTGACCCTCACTTGTTCTCCTGCACATTCACTAAAG ACATTCTGAAG GTGACAGAGATATATAACTTCACACAGGATGACTTGATGACCGAAGATATATTTATAGTAGACTGTCACTCAGAGATCTTTGTATGGGTTGGCCAAGAAGTAGTCCCCAAGAACAAGTTGCTAGCGTTAACTATTGGAGAG AAATTCATTGAGAAAGATTCTCTCCTGGAAAAGCTATCCCCTGAAGCCCCTATATATGTGATCATGGAAGGTGGTGAGCCAAGTTTCTTCACCCGGTTTTTCACCTCTTGGGATTCCTCAAAATCCGCT ATGCATGGAAACTCATTCCAAAGAAAACTCAAAATTGTCAAAAATGGTGGAACTCCAGTTGCAGAA AAACCGAAACGGAGAACTCCGGCCTCATATGGTGGCCGTGCTAGCGTTCCTGACAAGTCGCAGCAGCGGTCAAGAACCATGTCGTTAAGTCCAGACAGGGTTCGCGTGAGGGGAAGATCTCCAGCGTTCAATGCGCTCGCAGCAACATTCGAGAACCAGAATGCAAGAAACCTCTCAACTCCTGCCCCAGTAGTTAGAAAACTCTACCCGAGATCTGTTACTCCTGACTCCGCAAAGCTAGCTCCCAAGTCTTCAGCCATTGCTTCTCGTAGTGCCCTTTTCGAACAATTTAAAGAACCTTTAATTCCAAAATCCATCAAAG CGAGCCCAAAGACACCTGAGTCTCCTGCGCCAGAATCCAACTCAAAAGGAAAggaagagaaaaaggaaaataacaaggaggaggaggagaaatcGATGAGCAGCAGGATAGGATCTCTGACGATTCAAGAAGATGCTAAAGAAGGTGTGGAAGACGAAGAAGATTTACCAGCTTACCCATACGATCGTCTCAAGACGACTTCCCCTGATCCCATCACAGACATTGATGTAACAAGGAGAGAG GCTTACCTTTCATCAGAGGAGTTCAAAGAGAAGTTTGGTATGACGAAAGAAGCTTTCTACAAGCTGCCTAaatggaaacaaaacaaattcaagATGGCTGTTCAACTCTTCTGA
- the LOC130498107 gene encoding peroxidase 45-like, whose product MEKKTNQAIFSIFSLLLFSSCVSAQLRTGFYQRSCPNVESIVRNAVRQKFQQTFVTAPATLRLFFHDCFVRGCDASIVLASPSERDHPDDMSLAGDGFDTVIKAKQAVDRDPNCRNKVSCADILALATREVVVLTGGPSYPVELGRRDGRLSTKASVQHSLPQPGFNLNQLNTMFNRHGLSQTDMIALSGAHTIGFAHCGKFSKRIYNFSPRTRIDPSLNRGYAFQLRQMCPIRVDPRIAINMDPTSPRTFDNAYFKNLQQGRGLFTSDQVLFTDQRSRATVNLFANSEGAFRQAFITAITKLGRVGVKTGNAGEIRRDCSRVN is encoded by the exons ATGGAGAAGAAGACTAACCAGGCCATCTTCTCTatattttctcttcttctgttttCTTCATGTGTCTCTGCTCAGCTTCGGACTGGTTTCTACCAGAGATCATGCCCGAACGTTGAAAGCATTGTCCGTAACGCCGTCCGTCAAAAATTTCAGCAGACTTTCGTCACCGCTCCAGCTACTCTCCGGCTCTTCTTCCACGATTGCTTCGTTCGC GGATGTGATGCTTCGATAGTGTTAGCATCTCCGTCGGAGAGAGATCATCCAGATGACATGTCATTAGCTGGAGACGGATTCGACACGGTGATAAAGGCGAAGCAAGCCGTTGATAGAGATCCTAACTGCCGCAACAAAGTCTCATGTGCTGACATTTTAGCTCTCGCTACACGTGAAGTCGTCGTTTTG ACCGGAGGACCGAGCTACCCGGTTGAGCTAGGGAGGAGAGATGGCAGATTATCTACGAAGGCAAGCGTACAACACAGTTTGCCACAACCTGGTTTTAACCTAAACCAGCTCAACACCATGTTCAACCGTCACGGTCTCTCCCAAACCGACATGATCGCCCTCTCAG GAGCGCACACTATCGGATTCGCACATTGTGGGAAATTCTCAAAGCGAATTTACAACTTTAGCCCTAGAACCCGTATCGACCCGAGTTTGAACCGTGGCTACGCGTTTCAGCTTAGGCAGATGTGTCCCATTCGTGTTGACCCAAGGATAGCGATCAACATGGACCCAACATCGCCACGTACTTTCGACAACGCTTACTTCAAGAATCTCCAACAAGGGAGGGGTTTGTTTACGTCTGATCAAGTCTTGTTCACGGACCAACGGTCTAGAGCTACGGTTAACTTGTTTGCCAATAGTGAAGGAGCTTTTAGGCAAGCTTTTATCACGGCCATCACGAAACTTGGTCGTGTCGGGGTTAAAACTGGTAATGCTGGTGAAATTCGAAGGGATTGTTCACGTGTTAATTAG
- the LOC108842803 gene encoding crossover junction endonuclease MUS81-like isoform X1, translating to MDDERRVVCRENQCLVDYLLQKKREQVDKPEGLSVNMERTFVKAYRNVCDSKDPISTLKDLFHIKGFGKWMLTLMKGYFDNGTASSGNVQKAKERKRYIPQRNSAAYGLLITLHRGTQNVKDFMRKQDLIDATDASGLSHASIAPEKGKGKIGLGLSKREYYSGWSCMTTLIHKGLVIKYSNPAKYKLTVQGREVADECIMRSGLSINDEIDIAQTHAHVRSKADSSAGTSRAQTCEVDILTDDEMDIAQPYTHPKSKEHFSAGTSRAQTCMVFNNHNILYCCVRDISQSLGHKLTGHVDLERSRFKKFRSSSDGYTLTPRSSSSSHAFKDCSSSVCNPFAFTRLLAVWCDLDQAQT from the exons ATGGATGATGAGAGAAGGGTAGTGTGTCGAGAAAACCAATGTTTAGTAGATTACTTGTTACAGAAGAAGCGAGAACAGGTAGATAAGCCCGAGGGCTTGTCGGTAAATATGGAGAGGACATTTGTTAAGGCGTATAGAAATGTCTGCGACTCCAAAGATCCCATTAGCACACTCAAAGACTTGTTTCATATCAA GGGCTTCGGAAAGTGGATGCTTACGCTCATGAAAGGATACTTTGATAATGGAACTGCAAGTTCCGGTAATG tGCAAAAGGCCAAGGAGAGAAAACGTTACATTCCCCAAAGAAACTCTGCTGCTTATGGATTACTAATAACACTGCACAG agGGACTCAGAATGTGAAAGATTTCATGCGTAAACAAGACCTTATTGATGCTACTGACGCAAGTGGGCTCTCGCACGCTTCTATCGC GCCAGAGAAAGGAAAAGGGAAAATAGGTCTTGGCCTCTCTAAGAGAGAGTATTATAGTGGATGGAGCTGCATGACGACGCTTATACATAAGGGATTAGTGATTAAATATAGCAACCCAGCAAA GTACAAGCTGACAGTCCAAGGTCGAGAAGTAGCAGATGAATGTATTATGCGATCTGGATTGTCCATTAATGATGAAATAGATATTGCACAAACACATGCCCATGTAAGATCCAAGGCAGATTCTTCAGCAGGAACTTCAAGAGCACAAACTT GTGAAGTTGACATCTTAACCGATGATGAAATGGATATTGCACAGCCATATACTCATCCAAAATCCAAGGAACATTTTTCAGCAGGAACTTCAAGAGCACAAACTTGTATGGTTTTTAACAACCATAATATCCTTTACTGTTGTGTCCGTGACATTTCACAAAGTCTTGGCCACAAATTGACAGGTCACGTTGATCTTGAGAGGTCTCGTTTTAAGAAATTTCGCTCTTCCAGTGATGGATACACCTTAACTCCACGTTCATCCAGTTCTAGTCATGCCTTCAAAGACTGCTCATCTTCTGTATGTAACCCATTTGCGTTCACTAGATTGTTAGCTGTATGGTGTGATCTTGATCAGGCTCAAACTTAA
- the LOC130508405 gene encoding crossover junction endonuclease MUS81-like: MVTQLASGGTINAPRLPPLTFGEKFEEVYQVIMILDDREQFATNGKKIENICSRYEIKIEVRRLPVGDCIWIARHKYLGTEYVLDFIVERKSVDDMRSSIIDGRYRDQKLRLQRSGLRKLMYILEGDPNQSEAAEIIKTACFTTEILDGFDVLRSSGLKDTLRNYSDLTKSIHQYYKSRVNGDQNKVVASCPSFDSFVKRCQDLEKMTVSDVFAIQLMQVPQVTEEIAIAVVDMFPTLVSLASAYSNLDGNKRAQEEMLRNRSKNVICGTASKNIFKLVWSE, encoded by the exons ATGGTTACACAGTTAGCTTCAGGTGGAACTATAAATGCTCCACGCCTTCCTCCCCTTACATTTGGAGAGAAGTTTGAGGAAGTATATCAAGTGATCATGATTCTGGATGATCGAGAACAGTTTGCAACTAATGG gaaaaaaattgaaaacatatgcTCTAGATACGAGATCAAGATTGAGGTTAGAAGATTACCAGTTGGGGATTGTATCTGGATTGCTCGTCATAAGTATCTTGGAACTGAGTATGTTCTGGACTTTATTGTTGAGAGAAAAAGCGTTGATGATATGCGCTCATCAATCATAGATGGTCGCTACAGAGACCAAAAACTTAGACTTCag AGATCAGGACTCAGGAAGCTGATGTACATTCTTGAAGGGGATCCAAACCAGTCTGAAGCAGCAGAAATCATCAAAACGGC TTGTTTCACGACGGAGATTCTAGATGGATTTGATGTGTTAAGGTCAAGTGGGCTTAAAGATACGCTAAGAAATTATAGTGATCTCACTAAATCAATACACCAATACTACAAGTCACGGGTGAATGGTGACCAGAACAAAGTTGTGGCCTCGTGCCCTTCTTTTGATAGTTTTGTGAAAAGGTGTCAAGACCTTGAGAAAATGACGGTCAGCGATGTGTTTGCCATTCAGCTCATGCAG GTCCCTCAAGTAACGGAGGAAATTGCTATAGCTGTTGTTGATATGTTCCCGACACTTGTGTCTCTTGCTTCTGCTTATTCTAATCTA GATGGGAATAAGCGGGCGCAAGAAGAGATGTTGAGGAACCGAAGCAAGAATGTAATATGTGGAACAGCTAGTAAGAATATATTCAAACTAGTTTGGAGTGAATGA